ggttgatgcggttgagatcatgcttggtgccgggtcaagtacacgtggccatatagttgtcggtgaagacattcttcagctcttcctaggatccgatagAGTCCGacgcaaggctggtaaaccagctcatggcaggtggcatgagcatgacagggagataatttgccatgacactggtgtctcctctggcGGCGCGGACAATAGTGGTGTAAGCCTGCAACCACTGTGTCGGGTTCATCCTTctttcatagggctcgaccctagtgatcttaaaaccacggggccaccgaAGTGTTTGGAGCTcccttgtgaaagctggaggccccTCAGAGTTGTCGACACCGTTGTCTGTAGCGTTGCCATCAgtgataggctcgagggctgagtctaggttgccgtactcctgctcgtactcctagcaATGAcatacttcgtcttcatggcgaccgaagtgaCGTTGCTCGATACACCGTcgtgcatcccggaggttgctaaggtgcactcgagcgtcctgttcgacctcctggtcgtgttggcgatggtgttcggcgtgGTGGCCCCTGGCTCCCTCCTggagaggtagcgactggtcggTGAAACAGCTTTGGCTGGGGCGACGATTAGATCTCGGCGTAGCTGATCGGCAAATCATGCTcgtagagcatgaaggtctctgatccttgcaaatctcattaacctgacagtgtgccgctttaagcatggcggcgaccttggtgagctcgAACGTCTGCGGGAGgcgagcgagctcattggtggccactgccaaattggcgcttggagtcttaaaGATGTCATGGCTGTCAACGCAGAgaaattcttcatcaaggtcatggtagagcgggagcggtcttccctATGAATCGAGCCAATTATTCCGAGCAGCCTTGGCCCTCGCaatggctgcctcgttttctcaGCGCTACGCACGGTTGATGTTCTGGTTCTTCCGAGCAATGCGCTCCTCCTTGGTTTCGCCATTCCGAGGAGGgttgtcgatgctgacattgaagatcgtGCCACCCCAGAAGGGTGGGAGAAGGAGTTGCTCGAAGAAGGTTTTggtgagggtctccgtagagccctaagactcagaGCCTAGATTTTCCTCCAAGATGGTCTAGGGGGGCACTCTAGGGCACcagcctaagtgtagcatgttgacggctggcaGAGGCTGGACAGCGATCTGGTCGGCGAGTAGATGGGCGCATTCCACCTGGTCgccgaatttgcccctcagggcatcttgGCAAGTGGCAGCGACGTTTGTGAGCCTAAAGGGTAGAGCCGCAACTCTTGGAGTTTTTCGAGCAGTCTCCGATAGATTTGGaatggagggtggtcggcgctgaaccaaagtgtctagAGACGATTCGGCtatggagagacaatcggcgagcttcagaccgacccgatcgatggatttgatcatatcatcgttgttgatctacctcctctggtagcgacgaagcgagcggcgagttgttgatgaaggaggCCTCGAAAgcggttccgagattggatctgcagtcgtaggtgcggggatgatcggagcagaatcgatctgcaccggctcaaggAACTCTCCAACTTCGTCAGCGTTGATGGTCCATGAGATCAATCCGACTGTGAAGATCTAGCCAAGCTGCgagagggatgaagagcctgcagaaaaagccatcttgttcgacaaggaaacagcatgctCACCCCTACcaggtgcgccaactgtcgacagaatatcgttggcagtcctccgaggggtatcccatgaaggtagattgatcggcagaggagcgtgagatcaagaacaataaggcaacagagacacacgagttggacaggttcaggccgtcagtatgatgtaataccctactcctgtggtttgtattagctatcgtatgatattgcgtgtgtttggagggggtccctacccgccttatatagtccggggagtagggttacaagtcggttagatctgagagataaccggaaagtaataactaattacaagaatcttgggatcatacatatcctaacagatcttgtagtatcttcaggatatcttccagatgtcttgtggAAGGTGCCGACCaggatcgtgccccgcaaggcttcatcttgtgggctgggccacccctaagggcgcagcccatgtggtctgtcatgggtatccgaggtcgtaccACCCACACCCACCATCGCTTCCTCATCCATGTCCACCACTACCCAATTTGCAGCCCTCCTTTTCCCTACCCGATCCACCGCCACCCCTTCCTGCACTGCCACTGACACATCCCAATCCACCGCCATCAATACCCACGCCGCCACTATCGTATCCTAATCCATCACCACCAGTTTCCATGTAGCCACTATCGTATCCCAATCCACCACCACCCCTTCCTTCCCAAATCTAGCTACCGCCACCATACCCCTTCAATCCATACCTAGTCCCTCATAATCTGAACCATGGTCGCATCCCCAAGCTGCCGTTTCCAAAGTTTGATGGTGAGAACCCACATTTGTGGTGAACCCGTTGCATCAATTACTTTGAAATGTACAAACTGAGCCTCACATGTGGGTTTGTGTCACTCATATGCACTTTGAGGGGGATGCTACCCGCTGGTGGCAATCTATGGAGTCCACCTTGGCCACTGCTTCGTGGGAAACCTTCTGTACTAAACTTCACTCCCGTTTTGACCATGATCAGCATGAGTTGTTGATCAGAAAGCTCTTTCACTTGCGCCAAACTTCCACCGTTTCTGACTATGTTACCCGCTTCACTAGTCTTATGAATGGCCTCCATTCTTACTCCACATCTGTTGATCTAGTTTACTACACCACTCATTTTATTGATGGCTTACGCCCTGACATCAAAGCTATCATTCTTGTTCAATGACCAAAATACCTCGATATTGCTTGTATTCTTGCATTGTTATAGGAAGAGGTAATGGATTCTGCCCCTGTCGCTCATGCTCCTTGGTACACGATGAACAAGGCTAATCTCAAGAATGCGATGTCGTTGCCTCCACCACCGCCTAAACAAGACAACCCGCTGAATGGGCCTGCACCTACTGAAGGAGCCCCCAATTCAACTTCCGCGTTGGGCGCTCTCAAGGCTTATAGGCGTGCACTAGGACTATGTTACAAGTGTGCTGCTAAGTGGTCCAAGGACCACAAATGTGCTCCGGAAGTGCTTCATGTTGTTCATGATCTTTGGGAGTCTCTGTCTTCTTCTGCTACTGAAGACTTGACTGATACTGCTACAGTTGCTACTGAACATATCTTCTTAGCACTTTCCAAGTCCACGATCTCTAGTGCTCCTGCTTCTCATATAGTGCAGTTTTTGGGCTCCCTTGAAGGTATTCCTGTCTCTATTTTATTGGATTCAGGCAGTTCTTTTTCCTTTGTTAGTGACAGGGTAGCCTAGCAATTAAGCTCTCAGACCTTCATGCCCGTGCCATCATCTGTACAagttgttgttggtgttgttcTATCCAGTACTGGCATTCTTAATCAGGTGCATTGGTCTATTGCTAGTAATTAGTTTGTTTCATCATTTCGAATTCTGCCCTTGACCTTGTATGTTGTTATACTCAGTATGGACTAGCTGGAATCTCATAGCCCAATGATTATTCATTGGAAACAAAGTGGGTTCAACTTTAGAGTGGTCCTAATCCAGTGGTGTTGCAGGGTATTTTGCCAAGTCACTCGGATTCAGTTTTGCTTCAGGTCTGCTATGTTACTTCTGATATTCCAGAGCAGCAATTCTCTGAACTTCTAGTGGAGATTTAGTCCCTCATTCAGAGTTATGCTTCACTGTTTGAGCCACCCACTGAGTTTACCCCCATCTAGGCCTTGTAATCATGCTATTCCTTTGGTACCAGGTGCTAAGCCTATAGTTTCTAGACCCTACAGGTACCCTCCCAAgttgaaggatgagttggagaaATAGGTTCAAGATATGTTGTAGCAGGGTGTGATACAACCGAGTGCTAGTCCTTATTCTTCTCCTATACTCCTGTTCTAAAAAAGGATGGCACTTACAGGTTTTGTGTGGATTTTCAACAATTTAACTCCATTAATCTTAAGTCCAAGTTTCCTATGCCTGTCTTTGATCAGTTGATGGATGAGAATGCCAATGCTTCTTGGTTTTCTAATTTGGACCTTAGGGCTGGATTCCACCAAATATTGTTGTAGCCAACAGAAGAGCATAAAATTGCCTTCCAAACTCACTTGGGTCATTATGAGTTTAGGGTCATGGCTTTTGGCCTTACTGGAGCTCCAGGATCCTTTCAAGGTGCTACCTTGGCTCCTGGACTGAGGAAGTTTGTTATAGTCTtctttgatgacattctagttTATAGCTCCTCTTACGAAGAACAAATTCAGCACTTGGCTAAAGTATTTTTATGGCTGTCTGATGATCAGTGGAAAATCAAGTTCTCCAAGTGCAAGTTTGCCTAGAGGTCAATTGCCTACCTTGGTCATGTTATTATTGGTAATGGCATTACAACTAATCCTGCTAAGGTAAAGGTTattgtcgagttcataaacccggggtccctcatggactggcttcccagcaaaggctcgacCTAGTAGATGATGTTgcaaacgacgcgcaactcctgggctggcccaaatacctaaacgacagaCTAGAAGGGAGATAcgatctccgaccggaaggcctcactaaggaggaacaacgctcgcttccgactctggcccgcctctccaaccgggaggcctggccaaagaggaacattgctcgcttccgactctggcccgcctctctaactgaaaggcctggccaaacaccgcttctgactctgacccacgtctccgaccggggatacaccaaacctctacttacagctctCCTCCGACTGGCACAGTcggagctgactgggaccaaccaaccggggacgcaagctcggtgaggaccaggaaatgggCGGAGCGAGTAAAGCAAGACGCTCAAAGTCAatagcaataccgaggaccgtaccctgcacacccgTAGGACAATACCAACAGGACATGTAGGagagtgccctgcaaccttccaggtatgtcagaacccaagcagtgttatgggcgccgacatttgccctacagtgttgtgggctcccacaactcccatactagacggacacggtaaaacccctcacatgcctctgggcatcaacagtgtagcaggcaccgacatctgccaaACCGAAAGAAGatgacacaacctcccacatgcatctgacattaacagtgttatgggcgtctACAATCATCTTGTGCCCAACagcgtgagcaacaagacttaacatacgtacactctctctctcttgtaaggccatccccttcatctataaaaggggatgcgctttctCCCGAAAGGAGGATCAGTTCACTCGCGCACgcaacagaaccactaggttcaaacactcgagcacacacttgaacacttagcgcATAACAGAACTCCCGTAACTCTCGGCCCTTTAGTCCAAAGTTCGACCGAGCCgcttgcaccccccccccccccccttctttcttccttccgtttgtaacaccacagcaaacttcgagcacctgggcttaggaataaagtcaccgaccgacacaaactggacgtagggcatgttgcctgaaccattataaaccttatgtcattgagtgctaggccacctccgatcacaacgtacgacaaaactacaaatatttacgtgttggtcactttctgcaccgacagttatgGTGGACAGTCAAGGATGTTAGGGCCTTTCTGGGCTTCGCGGGTTATTACAGAAAGTTTATCAAGCATTTTGGGATCATTGCTCAGCCCTTGACTGCTTTGCTGAAAAAAGGGAGTTGCCTTTTTGTGGATTGATTCTCAATAGATGGCTTTACAAGCCTTGAAGTCTGCTCTGGTATCTGCTCCTTGCTTGGTGCTGCCTAACTTTTCCCAGCCATTTCACTTGGAAACTGATGCTTGTGCAACTGGTGTTGGGGTTGTGATTTTGCAAAATGGCCACCCCTTGGCCTTTATCAGTAAGGCCTTGGGCCCAAGAAATCAAGGATTGTCTACATATGAAAAGGAATATTTGGCAATATTAGTGGTTGTAGATCAATGAAGGCATTACTTGATGCAGGGTGAGTTTTTCATTCATACAGATCAGAAGAGTCTCATTCATCTTAATGAACAGAGGCTCCACACACCCTGGCAACAGAAAGTGTTCACTAAGTTATTAGGCCTACAATATAAAGTGATCTACAAACACGGCTTGGAAAATAGAGCATCTAATGCTCTCTCACGCTGTCAATCTTCTAATTAGGTGATGGCATTGTCCACTGTCCAACCTATATGGCTGACTGAGTTGTTGGCCTGCTATGATTCAGATTCTGTTACTCAGCATTTGCTGTCTAAGTCTTCCCTGGATTCCTCTATTGAACCTCATTTCTCATTGACTGATGGAGTTCTGAGGTATGATGGTAAAATCTGGTTGGGCTCTTACACAACCTTGCATTCTAAGGTTTTTGCTGCTCTACACTCAAGTGCATTAGGTGGTCACTGTGGGGCTCCTACAACCTATCGCAGTATCAAGCAACTGTTTTATTGGCCGCACATGAAGTCTGATATTCTTGCTTGGGTTCAATCTTGTGCTATTTGTCAGCAAGCCAAGCCAGACCGTAGCAAATACCCTAGGTTCCTTGAGCCTTTGCCTATCCCTGCAGCAGCATGGGAGGTAGTATCGATGGATTTCGTTGAAGGTCTACCTCAGTCAGGGTCGGCTAATGCAACTTTGGTCGTTGTGGACAAATTCTCCAAATTCAGTCACTTTATTCCACTTCATCACCCGTTTATAGCTGCTACTGTTGCCCGACTGTTTATGGACAACGTTTATCGTCTTCACGGTATGCCATCTGTCATCATCTCTGATGGTGACAGAGTTTTGACTAGTACCTTTTGGCAGTCATTGTTCAAGCTGTCAGGAACCCAGTTACGCTTGAGCACATCTTATCACCCCTAGATGGACGGGCAAACGGAAAGTGTGAACTGGTTTTTGGAGACATATCTTCACTGTTTTGTCCATGCAAGCCcctccaagtggatcaagtggTTGTCCCTTGCTGAGTTTTGGTACAATTCCCCCCTTCATTCAACTTTGGGTCGGTCTCCTTTTGAGGTCTTCTATGGCCATGCTCTACGGCATTTTGGTCTGTCCATGCATGCCCCTCCAATCGGAAAGGGCTCTTATGCAAGACTTGGTGAAACAACATCTTCTTCGTGCTCAGGCCAGGATGAAGCACCAGTCTGATAAACGTCGGTCTGAACGGGAATTCGCTGTGGGCGATTGGATTTTTTCGAAGATACAACCATACGCCCGGTCTTCATTGGCCCAGCGTTCCTGTCATAAACTAGCTTTCCGGTTCTTTCGGCCATTCCAGATCATAGCGCGTGTTGGAGCCGTGGCTTACAAGTTGAAGTTACCAGATCACTCAACAATTCATCCGGTTTTCCATGTTTCACAGCTTAAGAAATCTCATGGAGCTGAACCAGTTGCTATTGATATTCCATCTGATGACATGCAGTTTCAGGTTCCAGAATCCATTTTACAGTGTCGCTGGACGGTTGGCGCGCACACGGTGGAGCAAGGCCTCGTCAAGTGGTCTCATATGCCACCATCGTTGGCTACCTGGGAGCCCCTCGAGACGCTACACCAGCAGTTTCCTCGTGCTCCGACACGGGGGGCATGCCGTTTCTCAAGGGGTGGGGAATGTTAGCACTGTTGCTATTCCTCGTCCGACAACATCGTGTCGCCAAGGCTCGGCTGGAGGAAATGGGCCTCGAGAAGAAGACAGGCGGTCCAAAAGGATTCGGAAGCCTAACCCGAAGGTGTTCGGCCCAACATGGCTTGGTTAGCTGAGTAGTATAAGTATAGAGAAGATGGGAAAGAGTGGCTTATGAAATTTGTAAACCAAATCCTATTCTGTTATGCCATAGAACTCCTCCGTACTGTATCCTTCTCTGTTCTATTGCTTACTTCTTCCCCAATCCAATTCCCGATCGCCTTCTGCTAACAATATGGCAAGTCGAAGCACAAGAGGCAAGAACAGGTGCGGATGCACGAGAGGGTCCAGTACACTGCCACTCTGCCAATCTGTTCATAGGTGTTGGCGTGATGGGCTGCTGATTCTGGGAGTGCTCGTGGGTGGGTTGCGTTTGCGTCATGCGTGTCCGTCCGTGGAGTACATGTAGCAAGTTTTTCATCGGAACGGAGACGGAGAAATACCGCGACACCCACACCCCGTTTGGGACACCAGCGTCACTGATTGGACGGACGGACGGATGTCACGGATCCAATGGGTGCTTAGCTACTGTAGTAGCTGGTGGTCGTGTTTGTCGGAGCGCACTGCGCAAGGCGGCAATACATAGGATAAGGATAGGGCGACGAAAAAGAATTGCAAAAGCTTTGAAATGGAAATAATACTAGCCACAGAGATCGGAATATTACGCTTCCAACGCAACGCCTCACGTACGGGTAGCCAGCTGCTCTCTACGAGCGCGCGGGGCCACGATTTGGAGCCTctcgttttttcctttttttttttggctactGCAGTAATAATATTTCACGAGTACTTACTTCCTCCACCGAGCAAGCTACGTACTACTACTCCACGTGACGTCACGGTCACGGCACAGGAGAAGCCAACTTTTAGATTTTTCAGATAGATGTTCGTCATGTTTTCGGGTTGGCCAATCGAGCACGCATTGAATTTCTGCTAATCCACTGAAAACCTGGACCGCTCAAAAGTTTCAAAAAGGAACCGGGCATGCAAACCCAGGTTTGTTTGGAACGGCGGACGAAACATGTAGTACAAGCGTTTTCCAACTTATTTGGATGTGTTCACTGCCAACTTGGATCTATCACAAAGATAATCATATCATATCGCGGAAACTAGGACCTGTATGTATAGATCATCTGTGCTAGCTGTTCAGACTAAAACCTCGGCGCCTAGAACTTAAGCCTATGTATAATTTTGAATAACGAACAAACTAACCTTTTTACGAACCAGCTCACGCAACGCAAAACACTAGGCATCATGGGGCCAAGGTCAATTTGAGCAACGGCTCGTACGTGGGGGTACTGGTGCGGGCCGCCGCGGCGCCGACCAGACGATTGGAACCATCGCCGTTGCTGGCGAGCAGTAAAAACCGAGAGCATGCGGCCATGGACCGGAGTCTGGACCAGCACCGGCCCATGCTGCTGCTAGTCTGTGCGTCAGTGCGTGGCCCTCCACCCCGCGCGATGACAGAAAACCAAAGATAAATCGGCGCTGTAAAAATAATGGTGGTAGTGCGGCAGTCCCGGTCAGCTCTCCCCGGTCCTCGGTCCTCGGTCCTGGCACGCGCGCGGGGACTCTCCGCTGCGGCGGGCCGCGGAGTCCGTCTCCGTCCGAGCGCAAGTCCAACGCCTTTTCCTCGTAGCAGCAGCCGGAAAGCGACGTCGGCATACCCAGCGCAAATGGGCGTCCCCGCTTATTAGCGTGGAGCAAATAGcgattgatttttttttcttctaataaCCGAGACTCTGTCGACCACGAATTTAATCACGCAGACTTGTGGGTTGTGAGAAGAACAAGTTGAGAATATGCCGCCGATGCCACACGCCAGGATCTGTGGAATCTGCTGGTGCCCGCTGTCCATTTCCAGCATCTTTCATTTCTCTGCTTGGAACATACGCGGGCCACGGTTATTAGGGATTGAAGATTCTACATTCTAAATCTCATCACgtcatgttttgttttttttatacttATTCCGCCCATTTTTATGCTCGCGGAAAATAAATACAAAAACAGAACGAGAAACAGCATGATGTGGTTCTCGCTCGTTTCTTGATCATATTGTTTTAGGTGGGATAAAAGCCCTATTTTACCATATATTTATAAGTCTAGGATAAATTTTAGTCGTTATGTGTTATGTATTTTCACAATAACAAATATTAGTTTAAGAATTTAGAAAGTCCTAGGAGAGCACAAGAAGCTCGTGAGCAGGGTTTTCGATTTCGGTACTGCAAAAATTTCGGCCACCCCCGAAATTCGCGAAATTTGGCCGAAGTTTCTCCGAATTTTTTTTAGAGACTTGCACATGAAgtatgatttttctaaaaaaaatagatctaaacaaatattagtattgATTTATGATTACACATCTATTGAGTAGAAGAAAATGCAACATAAGCAATAGAAAATATGAGTCTAGAGTTATATAGCACATGCATTAGTTTAttacaaaattttggattttCTTTCGTTCACCACCGAAATTCGTGAAATTTCACTGAAATTTTGAACCCTGCTAGTGAGTCACCTTAAAAAGGCTCCTAAAATGGCACATAGATAACATAACTGTGGCTTAAAGTTTTCGATTCTCATCCGTATTTGTTTGTTGTTATTATTCTcagaaaccttttttttttttgttctgttCCCATTTTCGACGGTCAAATACGAAtggtaaaaaaaaaacattttcgaTGGTCGAGAACCCTAAACTTTCTGACGTCGTTACTACTACGGTTCACGGAGCAAAGCAGACGGGAGGTGAGAAATGCCACCACGGTTCTCGAGAGagcaaataaaacaaaaaaaaacgttTATAAAAACGAAAGGACCAATCTCACGGCCGCCCGCCTACTCCCAGCCGCATAGAGCGAACATGGGCAACTGGGCAAGCACTATCATGTTCCATCTCTTGCTCTCCCCGGAAAATCAGGGCCGCCAGCCGTATCTGCTCGGCTCGCCCGTGCCTGTCAGCCGTATCCGGCGATCTCTCACCCACGTCGAAACACGCAGCACTGATGAGAGAATCGCGTTGCCGAAAGTAAAGCAACAGGCACCGGGAGCTCCCGTGTTCGTGCCGCGCGCCTGTGATTGATTCTGTGAGTGTGAAACGGGAGGAGTATAGTAAAGCAACCGGCATCGAACATTCGATGGATGGAGACGGCTCCTGTTCCGCGATATTTGGTGGGCCGGTGGCGTGGATGGACGAGGAGACGCCCCGCCGCCGACCGCAACGGATTTTTAGCCTCTCGGTTTGCTCTACTACTACTAGTTGTCAAGTTGCTCCAGCAAGCAACCTAGGATTCGTTCGTTCCACTCCGCTTGACGTCACGGCACAGGAACAACAACTCATCGAGAAGCTAACCTTTGATGAAAGCTTCATTAAGGATATGTTCGCATGAACTTATCATACGATTTATCAGATAAAATCTACGATATTTTTCTCGCACAGCcaaaccagccgaacaggcccgtcTCCATTCAGACTGGGCTATCGAACACGTATGGATTTTCTGCCAAACCGCGTAAATTAGGCAGATCAAAAAACGGCAGGAGGGCGCGCTCTCGGCTTCGGCTCAACCCCGGATTGTTTGGAACGAgggcaataaataaataaataacacaAATAAATGGCTTGACGAACCGACGAACGCAACGCATAACCCGAGGCATTTTTTCGAAATCGAACGGAGAGCAATTTGAGCCCTCCGAAGAAATAAATTGAACTCGTGGTAAATCGGCTGCCGCTTGCAGGCAGCTTCACGAGTTGACGAACCCAGCACACACAAATGAAAACGGGAGGAGCATCACATCACATCACATCGCATCTCCTCCCAATAATGAATGATACATCGCCGCCGTCGTGTCGACGGCTCCGGCGGCCTAGACTAGACTAGTCTAGACGACGGTGTGGAGGATGATCTCGGAGGCGTCGAACCTCTGCCCCTGCTGCTTCATCATCatcgcggccgcggcggcggagtCGCCCTTGTGGCCGTCCCCGCCGGCGGCAGCCGCGGGCGACCCGGCGGGCGGGTGGTAGTAGAGGCGCGCGGTCTGCGGGCAGTGGGAGTGGAACCGCGCGGCGATGCGCACGCCCATGTCCAGCAGCTCCACGTACTTGCCCATCTCCAGCCtccttctctcttcttcttcctcccctgtaGCGCAGCGCCGATGAATCTCTCGGCAAGCCTCTGCTCTTCGATCTCGAACGGAACGGGAAGGGAAGATGACTAGTGTAGGTTAGCTGTGGTGGATTGGATCCAGGAGGATGGTAGCTAGTGTTGCTGCTGCCTTTCGTGGAAGGAGGTGTCCCAGGAACAGGAACAGGGCGCTGCGGCCATGGAACGGCGGAGGAGAGGGTTGCTCATGCCTGGGGGAAGGGGAAGGAGATGGCCGGCCTCCTTTTATACTACTGGGAGACGCCTAGTGCTAGTCCTCTTCTACGGGAGGGGTGGCGTGGGGTGGAGTAATTATTATAATTAATGAAATTATTAATTTCACGCGCGTTGGGTGTGGGCTGGCGGCGGTTTGGTGTGTGCGCTCGTTAA
Above is a genomic segment from Miscanthus floridulus cultivar M001 chromosome 3, ASM1932011v1, whole genome shotgun sequence containing:
- the LOC136545346 gene encoding uncharacterized protein, with the translated sequence MGKYVELLDMGVRIAARFHSHCPQTARLYYHPPAGSPAAAAGGDGHKGDSAAAAAMMMKQQGQRFDASEIILHTVV